In a genomic window of Clavelina lepadiformis chromosome 7, kaClaLepa1.1, whole genome shotgun sequence:
- the LOC143466047 gene encoding uncharacterized protein LOC143466047 isoform X1 translates to MSDKKFAIVHFYEEDSVAVVHKSWIKATKDGITCFWPPKGAIKGTAVCRAVEKGIPPCGDWNQFAAKILKETDNYKSARKKCEKAVNATHICSEDLDTTDVESKRKIRPPSRLEESNSDNDASEHIYCSNHWESDQSKPKRKKLFLQHSTPPPVVPEMPNTQERRSDKLCYQFLCFGSANTSFTTPILVASSVTSQETDVQASASHQLPTERERPSTILLLERIWGQVKQNSVMLQSLHRQFVEGQIPSTSSVEHFNLPID, encoded by the exons ATGAgtgataaaaagtttgcaattgtGCACTTCTATGAAGAAGACAGTGTCGCCGTCGTTCATAAGTCATGGATAAAGGCTACAAAGGATGGAATAACTTGCTTCTGGCCCCCTAAAGGTGCAATCAAGGGAACAGCTGTTTGCAGGGCAGTAGAAAAAGGAATTCCACCATGTGGAGATTGGAATCAATTTGCTGCTAAAATCTTGAAGGAAACGG ATAATTATAAGAGTGCTAGAAAAAAGTGTGAAAAAGCAGTAAATGCAACTCATATCTGCTCAGAAGATTTAGACACTACCGACGTTGAAAGTAAAAGGAA AATTCGACCTCCATCTCGACTTGAAGAATCAAATTCTGACAATGATGCCAG TGAACATATTTACTGCAGTAACCACTGGGAATCAGACCAATCCAAACccaaaaggaaaaaattgtttttacaacattCAACACCACCACCTGTTGTTCCAGAAATGCCTAACACCCAGGAAAGAAG AAGTGATAAGCTATGCTaccaatttctttgttttggcaGTGCAAATACTTCTTTTACAACACCCATTTTAGTTGCAAG TTCTGTGACTTCTCAAGAAACTGATGTACAGGCAAGTGCGTCACATCAATTGCCCACAGAACG TGAGAGACCATCTACTATTCTCTTACTTGAAAGAATTTGGGGacaagtaaaacaaaacagtgtAATGCTCCAGTCTCTTCATCGCCAATTTGTGGAAGGGCAGATACCGTCCACTTCTTCGGTGGAACACTTCAACTTGCCGATAGATTAA
- the LOC143466047 gene encoding uncharacterized protein LOC143466047 isoform X2, whose amino-acid sequence MSDKKFAIVHFYEEDSVAVVHKSWIKATKDGITCFWPPKGAIKGTAVCRAVEKGIPPCGDWNQFAAKILKETDNYKSARKKCEKAVNATHICSEDLDTTDVESKRKIRPPSRLEESNSDNDASNHWESDQSKPKRKKLFLQHSTPPPVVPEMPNTQERRSDKLCYQFLCFGSANTSFTTPILVASSVTSQETDVQASASHQLPTERERPSTILLLERIWGQVKQNSVMLQSLHRQFVEGQIPSTSSVEHFNLPID is encoded by the exons ATGAgtgataaaaagtttgcaattgtGCACTTCTATGAAGAAGACAGTGTCGCCGTCGTTCATAAGTCATGGATAAAGGCTACAAAGGATGGAATAACTTGCTTCTGGCCCCCTAAAGGTGCAATCAAGGGAACAGCTGTTTGCAGGGCAGTAGAAAAAGGAATTCCACCATGTGGAGATTGGAATCAATTTGCTGCTAAAATCTTGAAGGAAACGG ATAATTATAAGAGTGCTAGAAAAAAGTGTGAAAAAGCAGTAAATGCAACTCATATCTGCTCAGAAGATTTAGACACTACCGACGTTGAAAGTAAAAGGAA AATTCGACCTCCATCTCGACTTGAAGAATCAAATTCTGACAATGATGCCAG TAACCACTGGGAATCAGACCAATCCAAACccaaaaggaaaaaattgtttttacaacattCAACACCACCACCTGTTGTTCCAGAAATGCCTAACACCCAGGAAAGAAG AAGTGATAAGCTATGCTaccaatttctttgttttggcaGTGCAAATACTTCTTTTACAACACCCATTTTAGTTGCAAG TTCTGTGACTTCTCAAGAAACTGATGTACAGGCAAGTGCGTCACATCAATTGCCCACAGAACG TGAGAGACCATCTACTATTCTCTTACTTGAAAGAATTTGGGGacaagtaaaacaaaacagtgtAATGCTCCAGTCTCTTCATCGCCAATTTGTGGAAGGGCAGATACCGTCCACTTCTTCGGTGGAACACTTCAACTTGCCGATAGATTAA
- the LOC143466047 gene encoding uncharacterized protein LOC143466047 isoform X5 — protein sequence MSDKKFAIVHFYEEDSVAVVHKSWIKATKDGITCFWPPKGAIKGTAVCRAVEKGIPPCGDWNQFAAKILKETDNYKSARKKCEKAVNATHICSEDLDTTDVESKRKIRPPSRLEESNSDNDASEHIYCSNHWESDQSKPKRKKLFLQHSTPPPVVPEMPNTQERSSVTSQETDVQASASHQLPTERERPSTILLLERIWGQVKQNSVMLQSLHRQFVEGQIPSTSSVEHFNLPID from the exons ATGAgtgataaaaagtttgcaattgtGCACTTCTATGAAGAAGACAGTGTCGCCGTCGTTCATAAGTCATGGATAAAGGCTACAAAGGATGGAATAACTTGCTTCTGGCCCCCTAAAGGTGCAATCAAGGGAACAGCTGTTTGCAGGGCAGTAGAAAAAGGAATTCCACCATGTGGAGATTGGAATCAATTTGCTGCTAAAATCTTGAAGGAAACGG ATAATTATAAGAGTGCTAGAAAAAAGTGTGAAAAAGCAGTAAATGCAACTCATATCTGCTCAGAAGATTTAGACACTACCGACGTTGAAAGTAAAAGGAA AATTCGACCTCCATCTCGACTTGAAGAATCAAATTCTGACAATGATGCCAG TGAACATATTTACTGCAGTAACCACTGGGAATCAGACCAATCCAAACccaaaaggaaaaaattgtttttacaacattCAACACCACCACCTGTTGTTCCAGAAATGCCTAACACCCAGGAAAGAAG TTCTGTGACTTCTCAAGAAACTGATGTACAGGCAAGTGCGTCACATCAATTGCCCACAGAACG TGAGAGACCATCTACTATTCTCTTACTTGAAAGAATTTGGGGacaagtaaaacaaaacagtgtAATGCTCCAGTCTCTTCATCGCCAATTTGTGGAAGGGCAGATACCGTCCACTTCTTCGGTGGAACACTTCAACTTGCCGATAGATTAA
- the LOC143466047 gene encoding uncharacterized protein LOC143466047 isoform X7, with product MSDKKFAIVHFYEEDSVAVVHKSWIKATKDGITCFWPPKGAIKGTAVCRAVEKGIPPCGDWNQFAAKILKETDNYKSARKKCEKAVNATHICSEDLDTTDVESKRNNHWESDQSKPKRKKLFLQHSTPPPVVPEMPNTQERSANTSFTTPILVASSVTSQETDVQASASHQLPTERERPSTILLLERIWGQVKQNSVMLQSLHRQFVEGQIPSTSSVEHFNLPID from the exons ATGAgtgataaaaagtttgcaattgtGCACTTCTATGAAGAAGACAGTGTCGCCGTCGTTCATAAGTCATGGATAAAGGCTACAAAGGATGGAATAACTTGCTTCTGGCCCCCTAAAGGTGCAATCAAGGGAACAGCTGTTTGCAGGGCAGTAGAAAAAGGAATTCCACCATGTGGAGATTGGAATCAATTTGCTGCTAAAATCTTGAAGGAAACGG ATAATTATAAGAGTGCTAGAAAAAAGTGTGAAAAAGCAGTAAATGCAACTCATATCTGCTCAGAAGATTTAGACACTACCGACGTTGAAAGTAAAAGGAA TAACCACTGGGAATCAGACCAATCCAAACccaaaaggaaaaaattgtttttacaacattCAACACCACCACCTGTTGTTCCAGAAATGCCTAACACCCAGGAAAGAAG TGCAAATACTTCTTTTACAACACCCATTTTAGTTGCAAG TTCTGTGACTTCTCAAGAAACTGATGTACAGGCAAGTGCGTCACATCAATTGCCCACAGAACG TGAGAGACCATCTACTATTCTCTTACTTGAAAGAATTTGGGGacaagtaaaacaaaacagtgtAATGCTCCAGTCTCTTCATCGCCAATTTGTGGAAGGGCAGATACCGTCCACTTCTTCGGTGGAACACTTCAACTTGCCGATAGATTAA
- the LOC143466047 gene encoding uncharacterized protein LOC143466047 isoform X4, with protein MSDKKFAIVHFYEEDSVAVVHKSWIKATKDGITCFWPPKGAIKGTAVCRAVEKGIPPCGDWNQFAAKILKETDNYKSARKKCEKAVNATHICSEDLDTTDVESKRKIRPPSRLEESNSDNDASNHWESDQSKPKRKKLFLQHSTPPPVVPEMPNTQERSANTSFTTPILVASSVTSQETDVQASASHQLPTERERPSTILLLERIWGQVKQNSVMLQSLHRQFVEGQIPSTSSVEHFNLPID; from the exons ATGAgtgataaaaagtttgcaattgtGCACTTCTATGAAGAAGACAGTGTCGCCGTCGTTCATAAGTCATGGATAAAGGCTACAAAGGATGGAATAACTTGCTTCTGGCCCCCTAAAGGTGCAATCAAGGGAACAGCTGTTTGCAGGGCAGTAGAAAAAGGAATTCCACCATGTGGAGATTGGAATCAATTTGCTGCTAAAATCTTGAAGGAAACGG ATAATTATAAGAGTGCTAGAAAAAAGTGTGAAAAAGCAGTAAATGCAACTCATATCTGCTCAGAAGATTTAGACACTACCGACGTTGAAAGTAAAAGGAA AATTCGACCTCCATCTCGACTTGAAGAATCAAATTCTGACAATGATGCCAG TAACCACTGGGAATCAGACCAATCCAAACccaaaaggaaaaaattgtttttacaacattCAACACCACCACCTGTTGTTCCAGAAATGCCTAACACCCAGGAAAGAAG TGCAAATACTTCTTTTACAACACCCATTTTAGTTGCAAG TTCTGTGACTTCTCAAGAAACTGATGTACAGGCAAGTGCGTCACATCAATTGCCCACAGAACG TGAGAGACCATCTACTATTCTCTTACTTGAAAGAATTTGGGGacaagtaaaacaaaacagtgtAATGCTCCAGTCTCTTCATCGCCAATTTGTGGAAGGGCAGATACCGTCCACTTCTTCGGTGGAACACTTCAACTTGCCGATAGATTAA
- the LOC143466047 gene encoding uncharacterized protein LOC143466047 isoform X6 produces MSDKKFAIVHFYEEDSVAVVHKSWIKATKDGITCFWPPKGAIKGTAVCRAVEKGIPPCGDWNQFAAKILKETDNYKSARKKCEKAVNATHICSEDLDTTDVESKRKIRPPSRLEESNSDNDASNHWESDQSKPKRKKLFLQHSTPPPVVPEMPNTQERSSVTSQETDVQASASHQLPTERERPSTILLLERIWGQVKQNSVMLQSLHRQFVEGQIPSTSSVEHFNLPID; encoded by the exons ATGAgtgataaaaagtttgcaattgtGCACTTCTATGAAGAAGACAGTGTCGCCGTCGTTCATAAGTCATGGATAAAGGCTACAAAGGATGGAATAACTTGCTTCTGGCCCCCTAAAGGTGCAATCAAGGGAACAGCTGTTTGCAGGGCAGTAGAAAAAGGAATTCCACCATGTGGAGATTGGAATCAATTTGCTGCTAAAATCTTGAAGGAAACGG ATAATTATAAGAGTGCTAGAAAAAAGTGTGAAAAAGCAGTAAATGCAACTCATATCTGCTCAGAAGATTTAGACACTACCGACGTTGAAAGTAAAAGGAA AATTCGACCTCCATCTCGACTTGAAGAATCAAATTCTGACAATGATGCCAG TAACCACTGGGAATCAGACCAATCCAAACccaaaaggaaaaaattgtttttacaacattCAACACCACCACCTGTTGTTCCAGAAATGCCTAACACCCAGGAAAGAAG TTCTGTGACTTCTCAAGAAACTGATGTACAGGCAAGTGCGTCACATCAATTGCCCACAGAACG TGAGAGACCATCTACTATTCTCTTACTTGAAAGAATTTGGGGacaagtaaaacaaaacagtgtAATGCTCCAGTCTCTTCATCGCCAATTTGTGGAAGGGCAGATACCGTCCACTTCTTCGGTGGAACACTTCAACTTGCCGATAGATTAA
- the LOC143464822 gene encoding nuclear migration protein nudC-like: MEDANQIEQWDAMLMHMARQHEGGVHQLLDTYFGFLRRKTDFFTGGTQGDAEKIALEKFRHHQEMALKDKAKREKEKAEQKAIKKQEKLRKEREVEIESSKIVEVSEEEAERIKASQEKKQESNKVEVVNGDSAVANGDVTSSIPEAKISEEEKKEENDDDEDEDSKGKIKPNSGNGADLPNYSWTQTLQEVELRLPFKVDFPVRGRDVICDVQRKSIRIGLKGRPLVIDGETYNEIKTEETYWTIDDRKTLILTVEKVNKMEWWSRLVTSDPEINTKKVDPESSKLSDLDGETRGMVEKMMFDQRQKQMGLPTSDEQKKQDMLQKFMKQHPEMDFSKAKFC; this comes from the exons ATGGAAGATGCCAACCAAATAGAGCAGTGGGATGCGATGTTAATGCACATGGCCCGGCAACACGAAGGTGGTGTTCATCAG cTTCTGGATACTTACTTTGGATTTTTACGAAGAAAAACAGATTTCTTCACTGGTGGAACCCAGGGAGATGCAGAAAAG ATTGCTTTAGAAAAATTCCGACATCACCAAGAAATGGCTTTGAAAGACAAagcaaaaagagaaaaagaaaaagctgAACAAAAAGCAATCAAG AAACAAGAAAAGCTTCGGAAGGAGAGAGAAGTTGAAATCGAGTCGAGTAAAATAGTCGAGGTGAGTGAAGAAGAAGCGGAGAGGATCAAAGCATCTCAGGAGAAGAAGCAAGAATCAAACAAAGtg GAAGTAGTCAACGGTGATTCAGCAGTTGCTAACGGCGATGTGACATCATCAATTCCTGAAGCGAAAATATCCGAGGAAGAGAAAAAAGAGgaaaatgatgatgatgagGACGAAGACAGCAAAGGAAAGATAAAACCAAATTCTGGAAATGGAGCAGATTTACCAAACTACTCCTGGACACAAACTCTTCAAGAAGTGGAG CTGAGATTGCCTTTTAAAGTCGACTTTCCTGTTCGCGGTCGTGATGTTATTTGCGACGTTCAACGAAAAAGCATCAGAATAGGGTTGAAAGGACGCCCGCTTGTAATTGACGGCGAAACTTACAATGAAATCAAAACTGAGGAAACTTACTGGACGATAGACGATCGGAAAACTCTCATCCTTACTGTAGAGAAG GTGAATAAGATGGAATGGTGGTCTCGTCTGGTGACCTCTGACCCCGAGATAAACACCAAAAAAGTCGACCCAGAGAGCTCAAAACTTTCAGACTTGGACGGGGAGACGAGGGGCATGGTTGAGAAGATGATGTTTGACCAACGCCAGAAGCAAATGGGGCTTCCCACCTCGGACGAGCAGAAGAAACAAGACATGCTGCAgaa ATTTATGAAGCAACACCCGGAAATGgatttttcaaaagcaaagttttgttga
- the LOC143466047 gene encoding uncharacterized protein LOC143466047 isoform X3 — protein sequence MSDKKFAIVHFYEEDSVAVVHKSWIKATKDGITCFWPPKGAIKGTAVCRAVEKGIPPCGDWNQFAAKILKETDNYKSARKKCEKAVNATHICSEDLDTTDVESKRKIRPPSRLEESNSDNDASEHIYCSNHWESDQSKPKRKKLFLQHSTPPPVVPEMPNTQERSANTSFTTPILVASSVTSQETDVQASASHQLPTERERPSTILLLERIWGQVKQNSVMLQSLHRQFVEGQIPSTSSVEHFNLPID from the exons ATGAgtgataaaaagtttgcaattgtGCACTTCTATGAAGAAGACAGTGTCGCCGTCGTTCATAAGTCATGGATAAAGGCTACAAAGGATGGAATAACTTGCTTCTGGCCCCCTAAAGGTGCAATCAAGGGAACAGCTGTTTGCAGGGCAGTAGAAAAAGGAATTCCACCATGTGGAGATTGGAATCAATTTGCTGCTAAAATCTTGAAGGAAACGG ATAATTATAAGAGTGCTAGAAAAAAGTGTGAAAAAGCAGTAAATGCAACTCATATCTGCTCAGAAGATTTAGACACTACCGACGTTGAAAGTAAAAGGAA AATTCGACCTCCATCTCGACTTGAAGAATCAAATTCTGACAATGATGCCAG TGAACATATTTACTGCAGTAACCACTGGGAATCAGACCAATCCAAACccaaaaggaaaaaattgtttttacaacattCAACACCACCACCTGTTGTTCCAGAAATGCCTAACACCCAGGAAAGAAG TGCAAATACTTCTTTTACAACACCCATTTTAGTTGCAAG TTCTGTGACTTCTCAAGAAACTGATGTACAGGCAAGTGCGTCACATCAATTGCCCACAGAACG TGAGAGACCATCTACTATTCTCTTACTTGAAAGAATTTGGGGacaagtaaaacaaaacagtgtAATGCTCCAGTCTCTTCATCGCCAATTTGTGGAAGGGCAGATACCGTCCACTTCTTCGGTGGAACACTTCAACTTGCCGATAGATTAA
- the LOC143466046 gene encoding uncharacterized protein LOC143466046, with protein sequence MVNSNVESWNGHLIQSQNEGWSNYDDSNSESDGPSDDENDFVTTLKHWVIESQTPLSHTNSLLTLLRPHFPYLPKDSRTLLHTCRTYDVNEIAGGHYHHFGIAKGIKSRLRRHQNLCLCDQINIDGLPLFKSSTESFWPILGLTTQEKNAEPFVIGLWVGTSKPKDANAFLEKFVKEMHEIDDVGVIYDDGKVYEIKLSNVICDTPARAFVKKTKGHTGYYGCDYCEQRGVWYNHRMTFPSCDAAPRTDVKFKEMAYEDHQHGESCLTLLNIGMVSQFPLDYMHLVCLGVMRKLLCLWTSGPLKTRLGGNILSSISDSLKMLKQFLPREFLRKVRSLSELDRWKATEFRTILLYSGPVVFRDKLPSSLYDNFMLLHVSITILCSPTLCFNFCNYAGELLLVFIEHMSNLYGSDQIIYNVHALTHLAKHAEQFGPLHSFCSFPFENYLQSLKRLLRKPHAPLPQAIRRLSEKMHRPFTKANKTKGTHYKKRHCTGPLPADIDVNDCMQYHELYVSDYVLRTKSPDNCVQVQESIYLIQNILFYNNSTQLVCQTFYVKDNFFSYPVHSSRLNIWSVRDLNNRLCVINLKEVCSKCVLLPNKSQFVSIPLL encoded by the coding sequence ATGGTAAACAGTAATGTAGAATCTTGGAATGGTCATTTAATTCAAAGTCAAAATGAGGGTTGGAGTAACTATGATGACAGTAATTCTGAAAGTGATGGGCCTAGTGATGATGAGAATGATTTTGTTACTACTCTGAAACACTGGGTAATTGAAAGTCAGACACCTTTGTCTCATACAAACTCTTTACTGACTCTTTTAAGACCTCATTTTCCTTACTTGCCAAAAGACAGTCGTACACTTCTTCACACTTGTCGCACGTATGACGTTAATGAAATTGCTGGTGGACATTATCACCACTTCGGCATAGCCAAAGGGATCAAATCTAGGCTACGGAGACACCAGAACCTGTGTCTGTGCGATCAGATCAACATCGATGGTTTACCATTATTTAAAAGCAGTACTGAATCATTTTGGCCTATATTAGGTCTTACAACTCAAGAGAAAAATGCTGAACCTTTTGTTATTGGTCTTTGGGTAGGGACTTCTAAACCCAAAGATGCTAAtgcttttcttgaaaaatttgttaaagaaATGCATGAAATTGATGATGTTGGTGTGATCTATGATGATGGAAAAgtgtatgaaataaaattgtcaaaTGTGATTTGTGACACTCCAGCACGGGCTTTTGTAAAAAAGACAAAGGGACACACGGGATATTATGGTTGTGACTACTGTGAACAGAGAGGTGTTTGGTATAATCATCGAATGACATTTCCAAGCTGTGACGCTGCTCCAAGAACTGACGTAAAGTTTAAAGAAATGGCATATGAAGATCACCAACACGGAGAATCATGTTTGACGCTATTAAACATAGGAATGGTGTCACAATTTCCACTTGATTATATGCATCTTGTATGCCTTGGAGTTATGAGAAAATTGTTGTGTTTATGGACAAGTGGTCCATTGAAAACAAGACTTGGCGGCAATATTCTCTCGTCCATTTCTGACAGTttaaaaatgctaaaacaGTTTTTACCCAGAGAATTTCTTCGAAAAGTTAGATCGCTTTCAGAGTTAGATCGTTGGAAAGCAACTGAGTTTCGTACAATTCTTTTGTATTCAGGCCCAGTTGTTTTTCGTGACAAGCTGCCTAGCTCGTTATATGACAATTTCATGCTGTTACATGTAAGCATAACCATTTTATGCAGTCCCACtctttgctttaatttttgtaattatgcTGGTGAACTTCTTCTTGTATTTATTGAGCACATGAGTAATTTATATGGATCAGATCAAATAATATATAATGTTCACGCACTTACACATCTAGCTAAGCATGCTGAGCAGTTTGGACCACTTCATTCATTTTGCAGCTTtccatttgaaaattatttgcagtCACTGAAAAGGCTTTTAAGGAAGCCCCATGCACCACTACCTCAGGCCATTCGGCGGTTATCAGAGAAAATGCATAGGCCTTTCactaaagcaaacaaaactaagggcacacattacaaaaaaagaCACTGTACAGGACCTCTGCCTGCAGACATAGATGTTAATGATTGTATGCAATACCATGAACTGTACGTATCTGATTATGTTTTACGTACTAAAAGTCCAGATAACTGTGTACAAGTACAGGAAAGCATTTAtctaattcaaaatattttgttctaTAATAACTCAACCCAGCTTGTTTGCCAAACATTTTATGTAAAGGATAACTTTTTTTCCTATCCAGTTCATTCAAGCAGACTGAACATCTGGTCTGTACGAGATCTAAATAATCGTCTGTGTGTGATAAATCTAAAAGaagtttgttcaaaatgtgtattgctACCCAACAAAAGTCAATTTGTTTCTATACCGCTTTTGTAA